One region of Cyanobium sp. M30B3 genomic DNA includes:
- the rplL gene encoding 50S ribosomal protein L7/L12, which translates to MSATTDQILDQLKTLSLLEASELVKQIEEAFGVSAAASAGVVMAAAPAAAAEAAEEKTEFDVVLEGFDAAAKIKVLKAVREATGLGLGEAKALVEAAPKAVKEGVSKDEAETLKKAIEEAGGKVTVK; encoded by the coding sequence ATGTCTGCTACTACCGACCAAATTCTCGACCAGCTCAAGACCCTCTCGCTGCTGGAAGCTTCCGAGCTTGTCAAGCAGATTGAAGAGGCCTTCGGTGTGTCCGCCGCCGCCTCCGCCGGCGTGGTGATGGCCGCGGCTCCTGCCGCTGCCGCTGAAGCCGCCGAAGAGAAGACCGAATTCGACGTCGTGCTCGAGGGCTTCGACGCCGCCGCCAAGATCAAGGTGCTGAAAGCCGTGCGCGAGGCCACCGGCCTCGGCCTGGGTGAAGCCAAGGCCCTGGTGGAAGCCGCTCCCAAGGCGGTGAAGGAGGGTGTGTCCAAAGATGAGGCCGAAACCCTCAAGAAGGCCATCGAGGAAGCCGGCGGCAAAGTCACCGTCAAGTGA
- a CDS encoding 50S ribosomal protein L10, whose amino-acid sequence MGRTLENKQQIVEELKGLLGEAEMALVLDYQGLSIKEMTDLRTRLQAANGVCKVTKNTLMRRAIDGNSAWSELDSLLTGTNAFVLVKGDVGGAVKAVQSFQKDTKKSEVKGGLFEGKLLSQNDIKAIGDLPSKEVLMAQIAGAINAVATKVAVGINEVPSGLARALKQHAEGEGTAA is encoded by the coding sequence ATGGGCCGCACGCTGGAGAACAAGCAACAGATCGTCGAAGAGCTCAAGGGGCTCCTCGGTGAAGCCGAAATGGCGCTTGTCCTGGATTACCAGGGCCTGTCCATCAAGGAAATGACCGACCTGCGGACCCGTCTGCAGGCGGCCAACGGCGTGTGCAAGGTGACCAAAAACACCTTGATGCGCCGGGCCATTGATGGCAACAGCGCCTGGTCGGAACTCGATTCCCTGCTCACCGGCACCAACGCCTTCGTGCTCGTCAAGGGCGACGTGGGTGGTGCGGTGAAGGCCGTGCAGTCCTTCCAGAAGGACACGAAGAAGTCGGAGGTGAAGGGCGGCCTGTTCGAAGGCAAGCTCCTCTCCCAGAACGACATCAAGGCCATCGGGGATCTGCCCTCCAAGGAGGTGCTCATGGCCCAGATCGCCGGTGCGATCAACGCCGTGGCCACCAAGGTGGCCGTGGGCATCAACGAAGTTCCCTCCGGTCTCGCCCGGGCGCTCAAGCAGCACGCCGAAGGCGAGGGCACGGCCGCCTGA
- the rplA gene encoding 50S ribosomal protein L1, translating into MPNVSKRYTELAAKVADQAYAPLEALELVKANANAKFDETIEAHVRLGIDPKYTDQQLRTTVALPHGTGQTIRIAVIARGEAVAAAKAAGADLAGDDELVDTIAKGEMDFDLLIATPDMMPKVAKLGRVLGPRGLMPNPKAGTVTTDLAGAISEFKAGKLEFRADRTGIVHVRFGKASFDVAKLLDNLKALQETIDRNKPSGAKGRYWRSLYVTSTMGPSVQVDFSALQELKQEA; encoded by the coding sequence ATGCCCAACGTTTCCAAGCGCTACACCGAACTTGCTGCCAAGGTGGCCGACCAGGCCTACGCCCCGCTCGAAGCCCTCGAACTGGTGAAGGCCAATGCCAACGCCAAATTCGACGAGACGATCGAAGCCCACGTGCGCCTGGGCATTGATCCCAAGTACACCGACCAGCAACTGCGCACCACCGTGGCCCTGCCCCACGGCACGGGCCAGACCATCCGCATCGCCGTGATCGCCCGCGGTGAAGCGGTCGCCGCCGCCAAGGCCGCCGGGGCTGACCTGGCCGGCGACGACGAGCTGGTGGACACCATCGCCAAGGGCGAGATGGACTTCGACCTGCTGATCGCCACCCCGGACATGATGCCCAAGGTGGCCAAGCTGGGCCGGGTGCTCGGTCCCCGCGGCCTGATGCCCAACCCCAAGGCCGGCACCGTGACCACCGACCTGGCCGGCGCCATCAGCGAGTTCAAGGCCGGCAAACTGGAGTTCCGCGCCGACCGCACCGGCATCGTGCACGTGCGCTTCGGCAAGGCCAGCTTCGACGTGGCCAAGCTGCTCGACAACCTCAAGGCCCTGCAGGAAACCATCGACCGCAACAAGCCCAGCGGCGCCAAGGGCCGCTACTGGCGCTCCCTGTACGTGACCTCCACCATGGGTCCCTCGGTGCAGGTGGACTTCTCCGCCCTCCAGGAGCTCAAGCAGGAGGCCTGA
- the rplK gene encoding 50S ribosomal protein L11, giving the protein MAKKVVAVIKLALDAGKANPAPPVGPALGQHGVNIMAFCKEYNARTQDKAGYVIPVEISVFEDRSFTFITKTPPASVLISKAAGIEKGAATSSKGSVGAISRAQLEEIAKTKLPDLNCTSVESAMRIIEGTARNMGVAVND; this is encoded by the coding sequence ATGGCCAAGAAAGTCGTTGCCGTAATCAAGCTGGCCCTCGATGCCGGCAAAGCCAACCCGGCGCCACCCGTGGGTCCTGCCCTCGGTCAGCATGGCGTCAACATCATGGCGTTCTGCAAGGAGTACAACGCCCGCACCCAGGACAAGGCCGGTTATGTGATTCCGGTGGAGATCTCGGTCTTCGAAGACCGCAGCTTCACCTTCATCACCAAGACCCCGCCCGCCTCGGTGCTGATCTCCAAGGCCGCCGGCATTGAGAAGGGTGCCGCCACCTCCTCCAAGGGGTCGGTGGGTGCCATCTCCCGGGCCCAGCTCGAGGAGATCGCCAAGACCAAGCTGCCCGACCTCAACTGCACCAGCGTGGAGTCGGCCATGCGCATCATCGAAGGCACCGCCCGCAACATGGGCGTCGCCGTGAACGACTGA
- the nusG gene encoding transcription termination/antitermination protein NusG, with protein sequence MSDISPTETSLDAAELQADAPVAEPIAVVDPEEKRQVARWYAVQVASSCEKKVKATLEQRAVTLGVDNRILEIEIPQTPGVKIKKDGNRTSTEEKVFPGYVLVRMVLDEDTMMAVRSTPNVINFVGAEERRATARARGHIKPRPLSRQEVDRIFKRAAEKKAVVKVDLTEGDQILVTAGPFKDFQGEVIEVSGERNKLKALLSIFGRETPVELEFSQISKQS encoded by the coding sequence GTGTCCGATATCAGCCCGACTGAGACCAGCCTCGACGCCGCCGAGCTGCAGGCCGACGCGCCTGTGGCCGAGCCCATCGCCGTGGTGGATCCGGAGGAGAAACGCCAGGTGGCCCGCTGGTATGCCGTGCAGGTGGCCTCCAGCTGCGAGAAGAAGGTGAAGGCCACCCTGGAGCAGCGCGCCGTGACCCTGGGCGTGGACAACCGCATCCTGGAGATCGAGATTCCCCAGACGCCCGGGGTGAAGATCAAGAAGGACGGAAACCGCACCAGCACCGAGGAAAAGGTGTTTCCGGGCTATGTGCTGGTGCGCATGGTGCTCGATGAGGACACGATGATGGCGGTGCGCAGCACCCCCAACGTGATCAATTTCGTTGGGGCCGAGGAGCGTCGCGCCACCGCCCGCGCCCGGGGCCACATCAAGCCCCGCCCCCTCTCCCGCCAGGAGGTGGACCGCATCTTCAAGCGGGCGGCCGAGAAGAAGGCCGTGGTGAAGGTCGACCTCACCGAGGGCGATCAGATCCTGGTCACCGCTGGTCCGTTCAAGGATTTCCAGGGCGAGGTGATCGAGGTGAGCGGCGAGCGCAACAAGCTCAAGGCCCTGCTCTCGATCTTCGGCCGGGAAACCCCGGTGGAACTCGAGTTCTCCCAGATCAGCAAGCAGAGCTGA
- the secE gene encoding preprotein translocase subunit SecE, translating to MEPEAPTSSPAQPKGATQPEGSAAESGALRSVGVEEAGLPVAEADAGFAAATVAELRRVVWPSRQQLFSESVAVILMVSLSAAAIAALDRFYGWAATQVFR from the coding sequence TTGGAGCCCGAAGCCCCCACATCCAGTCCAGCCCAGCCGAAGGGCGCCACCCAGCCTGAGGGCAGCGCGGCTGAAAGCGGCGCCCTCAGGTCGGTTGGGGTGGAGGAGGCTGGTCTGCCCGTCGCCGAGGCCGATGCCGGTTTCGCGGCGGCCACCGTGGCCGAGCTGCGGCGGGTGGTGTGGCCCAGCCGCCAGCAGCTGTTCAGCGAGTCGGTGGCGGTGATCCTGATGGTGAGCCTGTCGGCCGCGGCGATCGCCGCCCTGGATCGCTTCTACGGCTGGGCCGCCACCCAGGTGTTCCGCTGA
- a CDS encoding AAA family ATPase — translation MRSDSAATSGLGGSLTAEPDRFSDDAWDLLLAAQDTARRWRHGAMDVEHLLQALLLERRFAGWVEQLPINGDRVLDAVEAFCLEQPAGGDGQLFIGDALEDLLEQADRRRAAWGSRLIDLPHLLLALLEEPRVGAAALAAEGLGEEQVRRWLRPGPGPGREPQREPPRQPALDDWVDTGAPAPGPTPSSAAAAPPPSARARDAAQGAAEPMAAEPLRLEPDAAEAEPTALERYGRDLTAAARAGDLDPVIGRDTEIRRLIQVLSRRGKNNPVLIGEPGVGKTAVAELLAQRIVAGEVPEALRGQRLVALDLGALIAGAKFRGQFEERLRSVLAEVRAAEGRGAGGVILFIDELHTVVSSERSSADAGSILKPALAQGELRCIGATTPDEYRRSIARDPALDRRFQQVLVKEPGLDTCVQILRGLKERYELHHGVSISDAALVAAARLADRYISDRCLPDSAIDLVDEAAAELRMDVTSKPQEVEGAEAELRRVELALLSAEAAPEAERVALQARRQAATDSLQQLQRRWQAERRRVEELRELLQQDEELRHAIAEAERDGDQEEAARLQYDQLHGVQQRRQVLEVEMQGDTMLREQVEPGDIADVVARSTGIPVQQLLASERQKLLELEQRLAERVIGQPEAVAAVAAAIRRARAGMQAPTRPVGSFLFLGPTGVGKTELAKALAAALFDEDEALVRLDMSEFMERNAVARLVGAPPGYVGYEEGGQLTEAVRRRPYAVLLLDEVEKAHPEVFNLLLQVLDDGRLTDSQGRTVDFRHTVVIMTSNLASRAILESARRQAGSSPDARPAEEISQAESWLAEQVEQALASQFRPEFLNRIDEVIRFRPLAQQDLQHIVRLQLAELAGLLAEQGLALEVEEPVEQALARQGYEPEYGARPLRRVLRRQLENPLATALLADSFHGARGVRVELPAGADGALAFRPLLGGDDVR, via the coding sequence ATGCGGTCCGACTCCGCCGCCACGTCTGGCTTGGGCGGCAGCCTCACCGCCGAGCCCGACCGCTTCAGCGACGACGCCTGGGACCTGCTGCTCGCCGCCCAGGACACGGCCCGGCGCTGGCGCCACGGCGCCATGGACGTGGAGCACCTGCTGCAGGCCCTGCTGCTGGAGCGGCGCTTCGCCGGCTGGGTGGAGCAACTGCCGATCAATGGCGACCGCGTGCTCGATGCCGTGGAGGCCTTCTGCCTGGAGCAACCCGCCGGCGGCGACGGCCAGCTGTTCATCGGCGATGCCCTGGAGGACCTGCTCGAGCAGGCCGACCGCCGCCGGGCGGCCTGGGGATCGCGGCTGATCGATCTGCCCCACCTGCTGCTGGCCCTGCTGGAGGAACCCCGGGTCGGCGCCGCCGCCCTGGCCGCCGAGGGCCTGGGGGAGGAGCAGGTGCGCCGCTGGCTGCGGCCCGGTCCCGGGCCAGGGCGGGAGCCCCAGCGGGAGCCGCCCCGGCAGCCCGCTCTCGACGACTGGGTTGACACCGGTGCGCCAGCCCCCGGCCCCACCCCCAGCTCCGCGGCTGCGGCCCCGCCGCCATCGGCCAGGGCCAGGGATGCGGCCCAGGGGGCTGCTGAGCCCATGGCCGCCGAACCGCTGCGGCTGGAGCCCGATGCTGCCGAGGCCGAGCCCACGGCCCTGGAGCGCTACGGCCGCGATCTCACCGCCGCCGCCCGGGCCGGCGACCTCGACCCGGTGATCGGCCGCGACACCGAGATCCGCCGCCTGATCCAGGTGCTCTCGCGCCGGGGCAAGAACAACCCGGTGCTGATCGGCGAGCCCGGTGTGGGCAAGACCGCCGTGGCCGAACTGCTGGCCCAGCGGATCGTGGCCGGTGAGGTGCCCGAGGCCCTGCGCGGCCAGCGGCTGGTGGCCCTCGACCTGGGCGCCCTGATCGCCGGTGCCAAGTTCCGCGGCCAGTTCGAGGAACGGCTGCGCAGCGTGCTGGCCGAGGTGCGCGCGGCGGAGGGGCGCGGCGCGGGCGGCGTGATCCTGTTCATCGACGAGCTGCACACGGTGGTGAGCAGCGAGCGCTCCAGTGCCGACGCCGGCAGCATTCTCAAGCCGGCCCTGGCCCAGGGGGAGCTGCGCTGCATCGGTGCCACCACCCCGGATGAGTACCGCCGCAGCATCGCCAGGGATCCGGCCCTGGATCGCCGCTTCCAGCAGGTGCTGGTCAAGGAGCCGGGCCTGGACACCTGCGTGCAGATCCTGCGCGGCCTCAAGGAGCGCTACGAGCTGCACCACGGCGTGTCGATCAGCGACGCGGCCCTGGTGGCGGCGGCCCGCCTGGCCGATCGCTACATCAGCGATCGCTGCCTGCCCGATTCGGCGATCGACCTGGTGGACGAGGCGGCCGCCGAGCTGCGCATGGACGTGACCTCCAAGCCCCAGGAGGTGGAGGGTGCCGAGGCCGAATTGCGCCGGGTGGAGCTGGCCCTGCTCTCGGCCGAGGCCGCGCCCGAGGCCGAGCGGGTGGCCCTGCAGGCCCGGCGCCAGGCCGCCACCGACAGCCTGCAGCAGCTGCAGCGGCGCTGGCAGGCGGAGCGCCGGCGGGTGGAGGAGCTGCGCGAGCTGCTCCAGCAGGACGAGGAGCTGCGCCATGCCATCGCCGAGGCCGAGCGCGACGGCGACCAGGAGGAGGCCGCCCGCCTGCAGTACGACCAGCTCCACGGCGTGCAGCAGCGCCGCCAGGTCCTGGAGGTCGAGATGCAGGGCGACACGATGCTGCGCGAGCAGGTGGAACCCGGTGACATCGCCGATGTGGTGGCCCGCTCCACCGGCATCCCCGTGCAGCAGCTGCTGGCCAGCGAACGCCAGAAGCTGCTGGAGCTGGAGCAGCGGCTTGCTGAACGGGTGATCGGCCAGCCGGAGGCGGTGGCCGCGGTGGCCGCGGCCATCCGCCGCGCCCGGGCCGGCATGCAGGCCCCCACCAGGCCGGTGGGCTCGTTCCTGTTCCTCGGCCCCACAGGTGTGGGCAAGACGGAACTGGCCAAGGCCCTGGCGGCGGCCCTGTTCGACGAGGACGAGGCCCTGGTGCGGCTCGACATGAGCGAGTTCATGGAGCGCAACGCCGTGGCCCGGCTGGTGGGGGCCCCCCCGGGCTATGTGGGCTACGAGGAGGGCGGCCAGCTCACCGAGGCGGTGCGGCGCCGGCCCTACGCGGTGCTGCTGCTCGACGAGGTGGAGAAGGCCCACCCGGAGGTGTTCAACCTGCTGCTGCAGGTGCTCGACGACGGGCGGCTCACCGACTCCCAGGGCCGCACGGTGGATTTCCGCCACACGGTGGTGATCATGACCAGCAACCTGGCCAGCCGGGCGATCCTGGAGAGCGCCCGCCGGCAGGCAGGTTCCTCCCCGGACGCGAGGCCTGCAGAGGAGATCTCCCAGGCCGAGAGCTGGCTGGCCGAGCAGGTGGAGCAGGCCCTGGCCAGCCAGTTCCGGCCGGAGTTCCTCAACCGGATCGACGAGGTGATCCGCTTCCGGCCCCTGGCCCAGCAGGACCTGCAGCACATCGTGCGGCTGCAGCTGGCGGAGCTGGCCGGCCTGCTGGCCGAGCAGGGCCTGGCGCTGGAGGTGGAGGAGCCGGTGGAGCAGGCCCTGGCCCGGCAGGGCTATGAGCCCGAGTACGGTGCCAGGCCGCTGCGGCGGGTGCTGCGCCGTCAGCTGGAGAATCCCCTGGCCACCGCCCTGCTGGCCGACAGCTTCCATGGCGCCCGGGGGGTGCGGGTGGAGCTGCCCGCCGGTGCCGACGGTGCGCTGGCCTTCCGGCCCCTCCTGGGAGGTGACGACGTCCGGTAG
- the gloA gene encoding lactoylglutathione lyase, giving the protein MRLLHTMLRVGDLERSLAFYTEVLGMRLLRRKDYPSGRFTLAFVGYGDESDHTVLELTHNWDTSSYEIGSGYGHIALGVDDIQGVCAAIREKGGRVVREPGPMKHGSTVIAFVEDPDGYKVELIELASRAAA; this is encoded by the coding sequence ATGCGTCTGCTGCACACCATGCTCCGGGTCGGCGATCTGGAGCGGTCGCTGGCCTTCTACACCGAGGTGCTCGGCATGCGCCTGCTGCGCCGCAAGGACTACCCCAGTGGGCGCTTCACCCTGGCGTTCGTGGGCTATGGCGATGAGAGCGATCACACCGTGCTGGAGCTCACCCACAACTGGGACACCAGCAGCTACGAGATCGGCAGTGGCTACGGCCACATCGCCCTCGGCGTGGACGATATCCAGGGCGTGTGCGCGGCGATCCGGGAGAAGGGGGGCAGGGTGGTGCGGGAGCCCGGTCCGATGAAGCACGGCAGCACGGTGATCGCCTTCGTGGAAGACCCGGACGGCTACAAGGTGGAGCTGATCGAGCTGGCCTCCAGGGCCGCTGCCTGA
- the eno gene encoding phosphopyruvate hydratase — MIDSLDLVIDTVVAREVLDSRGTPTVEAEVMLEGGATGRAIVPSGASTGAHEAHELRDGGSRYMGKGVLQAVSNIEEKIAPALCGLSALDQAAVDTAMIELDGSDNKSALGANAILAVSMATARAAANGVGLPLYRYLGGPMATLLPVPLMNVINGGAHAANSLDFQEFMLVPHGAPSFKEALRMGTEVFHVLKGLLKDKGLSTAVGDEGGFAPDLGNVEAGELLIQAIEKAGYRPGDQISLALDVASTEFFQDGRYAFDGGSYSSAEMVDQLAALVNRFPIISIEDGVAEDDWDGWALLTEKLGRTVQLVGDDLFVTNTSRLQRGIDLGVANSILIKVNQIGSLTETLQAIDLAGRAGYTSVISHRSGETEDTTIADLAVATRAGQIKTGSLSRSERVAKYNQLLRIEDELGNQAVYAGAVDRGPCGKAG; from the coding sequence GTGATCGATTCCCTCGACCTCGTGATCGACACCGTGGTGGCCCGGGAGGTGCTCGATTCCCGCGGCACCCCCACCGTGGAGGCCGAGGTGATGCTCGAAGGCGGCGCCACCGGTCGGGCGATCGTGCCGAGCGGCGCCAGCACCGGTGCCCACGAGGCCCACGAGCTGCGCGACGGCGGCAGCCGCTACATGGGCAAGGGCGTGCTCCAGGCCGTGAGCAACATCGAGGAGAAGATCGCGCCCGCCCTGTGCGGCCTCAGCGCCCTCGACCAGGCGGCCGTGGACACGGCGATGATCGAGCTGGACGGCTCTGACAACAAGAGCGCCCTGGGCGCCAACGCCATCCTGGCGGTGAGCATGGCCACCGCCAGGGCTGCCGCCAACGGCGTGGGCCTGCCGCTGTATCGCTATCTGGGCGGCCCGATGGCCACCCTGCTGCCGGTGCCGCTGATGAACGTGATCAACGGCGGCGCCCACGCGGCCAACAGCCTGGATTTCCAGGAGTTCATGCTGGTGCCCCACGGCGCCCCCAGCTTCAAGGAGGCCCTGCGCATGGGCACCGAGGTGTTCCACGTGCTCAAGGGCCTGCTCAAGGACAAGGGCCTGAGCACCGCCGTGGGCGATGAGGGCGGCTTCGCACCGGACCTGGGCAACGTGGAGGCGGGCGAGCTGCTGATCCAGGCGATCGAGAAGGCCGGCTACCGCCCCGGTGACCAGATCTCCCTGGCCCTGGATGTGGCCAGCACCGAGTTCTTCCAGGACGGCCGCTATGCCTTCGACGGCGGCAGCTACAGCAGCGCCGAGATGGTGGACCAGCTGGCCGCCCTGGTGAACCGTTTCCCGATCATCTCGATCGAGGACGGTGTGGCCGAAGACGACTGGGACGGCTGGGCCCTGCTCACCGAGAAGCTGGGCAGGACCGTGCAGCTGGTGGGCGACGACCTGTTCGTGACCAACACCAGCCGCCTGCAGCGGGGGATCGACCTGGGGGTGGCCAACTCGATCCTGATCAAGGTGAACCAGATCGGCTCGCTCACCGAAACCCTGCAGGCGATCGACCTGGCCGGCCGCGCCGGCTACACCAGCGTGATCAGCCACCGCAGCGGCGAAACCGAGGACACCACCATCGCCGACCTCGCCGTGGCCACCCGCGCCGGCCAGATCAAGACCGGCTCCCTCAGCCGCAGCGAGCGCGTGGCCAAGTACAACCAGCTGCTGCGCATCGAGGACGAACTGGGCAACCAGGCGGTGTATGCCGGTGCGGTGGACCGGGGGCCCTGCGGCAAGGCGGGCTGA
- a CDS encoding DUF937 domain-containing protein — MALLDSVLSKITANLSGDQAQSLLKTALAQTGGLKGLASRFNTTGLAEVFNSWVSVGENGGIKPEQIEAVLGNQTVQQIAQKLGIDTDKVASTLSQLLPQVVDQLTPGGNLEEAELATAEADDAAGAGSNATA, encoded by the coding sequence ATGGCCCTGCTGGATTCCGTCCTCTCCAAGATCACAGCCAACCTCAGCGGCGATCAGGCCCAGTCGCTGCTCAAGACCGCCCTGGCCCAGACCGGCGGATTGAAGGGCCTGGCCAGTCGTTTCAACACCACCGGCCTGGCTGAGGTGTTCAACAGCTGGGTGTCCGTCGGCGAGAACGGCGGCATCAAGCCCGAGCAGATTGAAGCCGTTCTGGGCAACCAGACCGTGCAACAGATCGCCCAGAAGCTCGGAATCGACACCGACAAGGTGGCCTCGACCCTCTCCCAGCTGCTGCCCCAGGTGGTGGATCAGCTCACCCCGGGCGGCAACCTCGAGGAGGCCGAGCTGGCCACCGCCGAGGCCGATGACGCTGCCGGTGCGGGGAGCAACGCCACGGCCTGA
- a CDS encoding AarF/ABC1/UbiB kinase family protein, translated as MSRRPLLFWRPLRIWWLALLLVVRLWWDGRPWTYPGGFSPERRALRSRRLARWLTQQFLELGSAFIKLGQLLSARPDVLPAELVEELAALQDRVPAFSFDVVQALLEEELGERCAEIIDLDSTPLGSASLAQVHRASLRSGRQVVLKVQRPGLERLFRLDLEVLQQVAAAVQRHPRWGRGRDWVGIAKECRRVLLRELDFRLEAEHAARFRQQFLDDRGIRIPAVVWELSARRVLCLDYVPGIKITDRPALEAAGIDPAAVAEKGAASYLQQLVRFGFFHADPHPGNLAVASDGALIYYDFGMMGQLSSRLRQRLGRMVQAAAGRDAAGLVSELQAAGVIAAEVDPGPVRRLVRVMLNEALTPPFSANVIQKLSGDLYDLVYGQPFRLPAELIFVMRALSTFEGVGRSLDPGFSLISIARPYLLPLMTASGSGTPGGFGSGTNDLLNTFTRQAAEVSTRALGIPRRLDESLARIEQGDLQVQIRAGETDRLLRRLALAQQSAGQSMLLAGLAVAAALLAASSRPALVAVPLALGLPVGLSWLKLQARLRRDSRIDQLPGVG; from the coding sequence ATGAGCCGGCGCCCGCTGCTGTTCTGGCGTCCCCTGAGGATCTGGTGGCTGGCCCTGCTGCTGGTGGTGCGGCTGTGGTGGGATGGGCGTCCCTGGACCTATCCCGGCGGGTTCAGCCCCGAGCGACGGGCCCTGCGCTCCCGCCGCCTGGCCCGCTGGCTCACCCAGCAGTTTCTGGAGCTGGGCTCGGCCTTCATCAAGCTGGGCCAGCTGCTCTCGGCCCGGCCCGATGTGCTGCCCGCCGAGCTGGTGGAGGAGCTGGCCGCCCTGCAGGACCGGGTGCCCGCTTTTTCCTTCGACGTGGTGCAGGCCCTGCTGGAGGAGGAGCTGGGCGAGCGCTGCGCCGAGATCATCGACCTCGACAGCACCCCGCTGGGGTCCGCCAGCCTGGCCCAGGTGCACCGCGCCAGCCTGCGCAGTGGCCGCCAGGTGGTGCTCAAGGTGCAGCGCCCCGGGCTGGAGCGGCTGTTCCGGCTGGATCTGGAGGTGCTGCAGCAGGTGGCGGCCGCCGTGCAGCGCCACCCCCGCTGGGGCCGTGGCCGCGACTGGGTGGGCATCGCCAAGGAGTGCCGCCGGGTGCTGCTGCGCGAGCTGGATTTCCGCCTGGAGGCCGAACATGCCGCCCGCTTCCGCCAGCAGTTCCTCGACGATCGCGGCATCCGGATTCCAGCCGTGGTGTGGGAGCTCAGTGCCCGGCGGGTGCTCTGTCTCGACTATGTGCCGGGGATCAAGATCACCGACCGGCCGGCCCTGGAAGCGGCCGGCATCGATCCGGCGGCGGTGGCCGAGAAGGGCGCGGCCAGCTATCTGCAGCAGCTGGTGCGCTTCGGGTTTTTCCACGCCGATCCCCACCCCGGCAACCTGGCGGTGGCCAGTGACGGGGCGCTGATCTACTACGACTTCGGCATGATGGGCCAGCTCTCCAGCCGCCTGCGTCAGCGCCTGGGGCGGATGGTGCAGGCGGCCGCAGGCCGCGATGCCGCCGGCCTGGTGAGCGAGCTGCAGGCGGCAGGGGTGATCGCCGCCGAGGTGGATCCCGGCCCGGTGCGGCGGCTGGTGCGGGTGATGCTCAACGAGGCCCTCACGCCGCCCTTTTCGGCCAATGTGATCCAGAAACTCTCCGGCGACCTCTACGACCTGGTCTACGGCCAGCCCTTTCGCTTGCCGGCGGAGCTGATCTTCGTGATGCGGGCCCTCTCCACCTTCGAGGGGGTGGGCCGCAGCCTCGATCCCGGCTTTAGCCTGATCTCCATTGCCCGCCCCTATCTGCTTCCCCTGATGACTGCAAGCGGCAGCGGCACTCCCGGTGGTTTTGGCTCCGGCACCAACGATCTGCTCAACACGTTCACGCGCCAGGCCGCCGAGGTGAGCACCAGGGCTCTCGGCATTCCCCGGCGCCTCGATGAGAGCCTGGCCCGCATTGAGCAGGGGGATCTGCAGGTGCAGATCCGCGCCGGTGAAACCGACCGCCTGCTGCGCCGCCTGGCCCTGGCCCAGCAGAGTGCCGGCCAGTCGATGCTGCTGGCCGGCCTGGCGGTGGCAGCGGCGCTGTTGGCAGCCAGCAGCAGGCCAGCTCTGGTGGCCGTGCCGCTGGCGCTGGGGCTGCCGGTGGGCCTGAGCTGGTTGAAGCTGCAGGCCCGGCTCCGGCGCGACAGCCGGATCGACCAGCTGCCGGGAGTCGGCTGA